From a region of the Flavobacterium sediminilitoris genome:
- a CDS encoding NAD(P)H-dependent flavin oxidoreductase, producing the protein MGKSDLKTLLGIKYPIIMAPMFLVSNTKMVIEGMKSGIAGCIPALNYRTLEELRASIKELKAAKVEGGSFGYNLIVNKSNVKYKEQLRVLCEEGVDFIITSLGSPEETIKEAHKVGIKVFCDVTDLAFAKKVESLNADALIAVNNVAGGHRGNIEPSELIKQLNEGTTLPVISAGGVGNKQDFESMLSYGAIGVSVGSPFIASIEAGVSDEYKQACVDYGAKDIVMTERISGTPCTVINTPYVQKVGTRQSWLERILNKNKSLKKWVKMVRFYIGMKATEKAATQVTYKTVWVAGPSIEHTKAILPVKDIVANLTV; encoded by the coding sequence ATGGGAAAATCAGATTTAAAAACACTTTTAGGGATAAAATATCCAATTATTATGGCTCCAATGTTTTTAGTATCCAATACTAAAATGGTGATTGAAGGAATGAAAAGTGGTATTGCAGGTTGTATTCCCGCATTGAATTATAGAACATTAGAAGAACTAAGAGCTTCTATAAAAGAATTAAAAGCCGCAAAAGTTGAAGGTGGAAGTTTTGGATATAATTTAATTGTAAATAAATCAAATGTAAAATATAAAGAACAACTTAGAGTGTTATGTGAAGAAGGAGTAGATTTTATTATAACTTCTCTAGGTAGTCCAGAAGAAACAATTAAAGAAGCACATAAAGTAGGAATTAAAGTTTTTTGTGATGTAACCGATTTAGCTTTTGCAAAAAAAGTAGAAAGTTTGAATGCGGATGCATTAATTGCAGTAAATAATGTAGCAGGTGGGCATAGAGGAAATATTGAACCAAGTGAATTAATCAAACAACTTAACGAAGGAACTACTTTGCCTGTAATTTCTGCTGGTGGAGTAGGAAACAAGCAAGATTTTGAGTCTATGTTAAGCTATGGTGCTATTGGTGTTTCTGTAGGAAGTCCGTTTATAGCTTCAATTGAAGCAGGAGTTTCAGATGAATATAAGCAAGCTTGTGTAGATTATGGAGCTAAAGATATTGTAATGACAGAGCGTATTTCAGGTACGCCTTGTACTGTAATTAATACTCCTTATGTACAAAAAGTAGGAACAAGACAAAGTTGGTTAGAACGTATATTGAATAAAAATAAATCATTAAAAAAATGGGTTAAAATGGTTCGTTTTTATATTGGAATGAAGGCAACGGAAAAAGCAGCTACGCAAGTAACGTATAAAACAGTTTGGGTTGCTGGACCAAGTATTGAACACACAAAAGCGATTTTACCGGTCAAAGATATTGTTGCCAATTTAACCGTATAA
- a CDS encoding SDR family oxidoreductase, protein MSKVVFITGASSGIGKAIGEYLLDKGFTVYGTSRNPKNIINSRIELVALDVRNVESVKNAIKEVITKAGRIDVVINNAGVGITGPLEEIPTEEIKNNFETNLFGPIEVMKAVLPQMRLQKSGLIINITSIAGYMGLPFRSVYSASKGALELITEAMNMEVKSFGIHITNVAPGDFATNIAAGRYHAPVIKGSAYEKTYGNTLDMMDSHVDSGSNPNEMAEAIYKVINTSNPKIHYKVGAFMQKFSIVLKRVLPDTIYEKLLMNHYKL, encoded by the coding sequence ATGAGTAAAGTTGTTTTTATTACAGGAGCTTCATCAGGTATTGGTAAAGCTATTGGAGAATATTTATTAGATAAAGGTTTTACAGTGTATGGAACAAGTAGGAATCCAAAGAATATAATAAATTCAAGAATCGAGTTAGTAGCATTAGATGTAAGAAATGTTGAAAGTGTAAAAAATGCAATTAAAGAAGTTATAACAAAGGCAGGAAGAATAGATGTGGTTATTAATAATGCAGGAGTTGGTATAACAGGACCTTTAGAAGAGATTCCAACAGAAGAGATAAAAAATAATTTTGAAACTAATTTATTTGGACCTATTGAAGTAATGAAAGCTGTTCTGCCTCAAATGCGTTTACAAAAAAGCGGATTAATTATAAATATAACGTCTATAGCGGGTTATATGGGATTGCCTTTTAGAAGTGTTTATTCTGCTTCTAAAGGAGCCTTAGAGTTGATAACAGAAGCGATGAATATGGAAGTAAAATCATTTGGTATACATATTACTAATGTGGCTCCTGGAGATTTTGCAACAAATATTGCTGCAGGAAGATATCATGCTCCTGTAATAAAGGGTTCTGCTTATGAAAAAACATACGGAAACACATTAGATATGATGGATAGTCATGTTGATTCAGGTAGTAATCCAAATGAAATGGCAGAAGCTATTTATAAAGTTATTAATACTTCAAACCCAAAAATTCATTATAAAGTAGGTGCTTTTATGCAGAAGTTCTCAATTGTTTTAAAACGTGTTCTTCCAGATACTATCTATGAAAAATTATTAATGAATCATTATAAGTTGTAA
- a CDS encoding zinc-dependent metalloprotease, which translates to MFKKITLISTCLLLLCSIEGYSQKRNKKKSKETATAQVKKPEEKKGPKPYNKVIDSTAITQKGLIDVHKIGDKFLFEISDSLIGKEIMTITRYSKTPAGGGIFGGEEINRQVVKFEKGLNNTILLRSITYVIMTPDEDKPITKAVRNSSSNPIIGNYEILAFKKDGSGKENTGYVIDMNATFDADVQTFSLSPVNKQLLSIQSFQKDKSFIQDIKSFPINTEIRTVKTFSTEPQRISRTPTPKIGVNLPSGLDAGVVTLELNTSMLLLPEKPMRKRAFDKRVGYFANHYDVFEEESLKSDKEVFAVRWRLEPKSEEDAQRQKNGELIEPKKPIVYYIDPATPEKWRSYIKAGIDDWQEAFEFAGWKNAIRGEYWPENDPTMSLEDARFSVLRYFAADIQNAYGPNVHDPRTGEILESHIGWYHNIMSLLRDWYLIQTAAVDPAARNKTFDDKLMGELIRFVSSHEVGHTLGLRHNMGASFATPVEKLRDKDFQKANGHTSSIMDYARFNYVAQPEDGVTDLFPRIGDYDKWAIKWGYSYFDGAKNEDEEKAKLNEMTKDAYKNRRLWFGTETSPYDPRYQTEDLGDDAMKASEYGIKNLKRILPNLIEWSKEDGEDYSELEGLYGSLVGQFRRYMGHVTKNVGGIYETPKTYDMEGDLYEVVPSSIQNDAVSFLNEQLFTTPTWLLDQNILAKINPDNGVEAIKSLQDRTLSSLLDGDRLVRLIETSSLSKKNYSVDELMSDLRKGIFSEVKTNAPIDIYRRNLQKLFVENVIKALDIDKKATARFNRKTIKLSETDIPSIARGQLTELKSQLKVAASLTSDRLSKFHLQDLVSRIDTALNPK; encoded by the coding sequence ATGTTTAAAAAAATTACGCTAATTTCAACATGTTTGCTTTTGTTATGTAGTATTGAAGGATACTCCCAAAAACGAAACAAAAAAAAATCAAAAGAAACAGCAACCGCACAAGTAAAAAAGCCTGAAGAAAAAAAAGGACCAAAACCTTATAATAAAGTAATTGATTCAACGGCTATAACTCAAAAAGGATTAATCGATGTTCATAAAATAGGAGATAAATTCCTCTTTGAAATTTCAGATTCTCTTATTGGAAAAGAAATAATGACCATTACTCGTTATTCAAAAACACCAGCTGGTGGAGGAATATTTGGTGGAGAAGAAATAAACAGACAAGTAGTAAAATTTGAAAAAGGACTGAATAACACCATTCTTTTACGTTCTATTACTTATGTAATTATGACTCCAGATGAAGACAAACCTATTACAAAAGCAGTAAGAAACTCAAGTTCAAATCCTATCATTGGAAATTACGAAATCTTAGCTTTCAAAAAAGATGGATCAGGAAAAGAAAATACAGGATACGTTATAGATATGAACGCTACTTTTGATGCAGATGTACAAACCTTCTCATTAAGCCCTGTTAACAAACAATTATTAAGCATTCAGTCATTTCAAAAAGATAAATCTTTTATACAAGATATCAAAAGTTTTCCTATAAACACTGAAATTAGAACTGTAAAAACATTCTCTACAGAACCACAAAGAATTTCAAGAACTCCAACACCAAAAATTGGAGTAAATCTACCTTCTGGTTTAGATGCAGGAGTTGTTACACTAGAACTAAACACTTCAATGCTATTATTACCAGAAAAACCAATGCGTAAAAGAGCTTTTGACAAACGTGTTGGATATTTTGCAAATCATTATGATGTATTTGAAGAAGAATCATTAAAATCAGATAAAGAAGTTTTTGCAGTAAGATGGAGATTAGAACCCAAATCTGAAGAAGATGCGCAAAGACAAAAAAATGGTGAATTAATTGAACCTAAAAAACCTATTGTATACTATATTGACCCTGCAACACCTGAAAAATGGAGATCTTATATCAAAGCAGGAATCGACGATTGGCAAGAAGCATTTGAATTTGCAGGTTGGAAAAATGCAATTCGTGGAGAATATTGGCCAGAAAACGATCCGACGATGAGCTTAGAAGATGCTCGCTTCTCAGTTTTAAGATACTTTGCAGCTGACATTCAAAATGCGTACGGTCCTAATGTTCACGATCCAAGAACAGGAGAAATACTAGAAAGTCACATTGGTTGGTATCATAATATCATGAGCTTATTACGCGATTGGTATTTAATTCAAACAGCAGCAGTAGATCCAGCAGCAAGAAATAAAACATTTGATGATAAACTAATGGGGGAACTTATCCGATTTGTTTCATCACATGAAGTGGGTCATACGCTGGGACTACGTCACAATATGGGTGCTAGTTTTGCAACTCCTGTTGAAAAATTAAGAGATAAAGATTTCCAAAAAGCAAACGGACACACTTCGTCTATCATGGATTATGCACGTTTCAATTATGTTGCTCAACCAGAAGACGGTGTAACTGATTTATTTCCAAGAATTGGAGATTATGACAAATGGGCAATCAAATGGGGTTATTCATATTTTGATGGAGCTAAAAATGAAGATGAAGAAAAAGCTAAACTTAATGAAATGACCAAAGACGCTTACAAAAATCGTCGTCTATGGTTTGGTACAGAAACAAGTCCGTATGATCCAAGATATCAAACAGAGGATTTAGGAGACGATGCTATGAAAGCTTCAGAATATGGTATTAAAAACCTAAAAAGAATTTTACCAAATTTAATAGAATGGAGTAAAGAAGATGGCGAAGATTATTCAGAATTAGAAGGATTATACGGTTCATTAGTAGGTCAGTTTAGAAGATATATGGGACACGTTACAAAAAACGTAGGTGGAATTTATGAAACACCAAAAACCTATGATATGGAAGGCGATTTATATGAAGTAGTACCTTCAAGTATTCAAAATGATGCTGTATCATTCTTAAATGAACAATTATTTACAACACCAACATGGTTATTAGACCAAAACATATTAGCCAAGATAAATCCAGATAATGGTGTTGAAGCTATAAAAAGCCTTCAAGATAGAACCCTTTCTAGTTTATTAGATGGAGATAGATTAGTTCGATTAATTGAAACATCATCTCTAAGCAAAAAAAATTATTCAGTAGATGAATTAATGAGCGATTTAAGAAAAGGAATTTTCTCAGAAGTAAAAACTAACGCTCCTATTGATATTTATAGAAGAAACTTACAAAAACTTTTTGTTGAAAATGTTATTAAAGCATTAGATATTGATAAAAAAGCAACAGCAAGATTTAATAGAAAAACTATAAAATTAAGCGAAACAGATATCCCTTCAATTGCAAGAGGTCAGTTAACAGAACTAAAATCTCAATTAAAAGTAGCCGCTAGTCTAACTAGTGACAGATTAAGCAAGTTTCACTTACAAGATTTAGTTTCAAGAATAGATACTGCTTTAAATCCTAAATAA
- a CDS encoding glutaminyl-peptide cyclotransferase has product MRNLKLFAFILLSISIISCDDEKKDLKSFFSIDTSALKQVYELNEGVNLSLKNDKNKTIDSIIYYINDKNIGSVKGNTPLQFSLENQKLGYQKVKALIYFEGNNVDVAANFTVASNVEPKLLKYKIINTYPHDIKAYTQGLEFHRDTLYEGTGNGEGKGTGRRGISSLRKTDYKTGKVYKTVELAPKYFGEGITILNNKVYQLTWLNNEGYIYNADTFEKIKTFTYFKKMQGWGLANDGEKLYMSEGTEKIYILDPETLKEIDYINVYTKHAKIEALNELEWIDGKIWANVYGRDAIAVIDPKHGAVEGIINLSDLKSKITQHPDVDVLNGIAYNPKTKTVLITGKNWDKTFEIVLEE; this is encoded by the coding sequence ATGAGAAACCTTAAGCTATTCGCTTTCATACTTTTAAGCATATCAATTATATCATGTGATGACGAAAAAAAAGATTTAAAAAGTTTTTTTTCTATTGATACTTCAGCATTAAAACAGGTATATGAGCTAAATGAAGGTGTAAATTTGTCTTTAAAGAACGATAAAAACAAAACTATTGATTCAATTATTTATTACATCAATGATAAAAACATTGGATCTGTTAAAGGAAATACTCCATTACAATTTTCATTAGAAAACCAAAAATTAGGATATCAAAAAGTTAAAGCTTTAATTTATTTTGAAGGGAACAATGTAGATGTTGCTGCAAATTTTACTGTTGCTTCAAATGTTGAGCCTAAATTATTAAAATATAAAATAATAAACACATATCCTCACGATATAAAAGCTTACACACAAGGTTTAGAATTTCACAGAGATACTTTATATGAAGGTACAGGAAATGGTGAAGGAAAAGGAACTGGTAGGAGAGGAATTTCAAGCTTAAGAAAAACAGATTATAAAACAGGTAAAGTATACAAAACCGTAGAACTCGCTCCGAAATATTTTGGTGAAGGAATAACCATTTTAAATAATAAAGTATATCAGTTAACATGGCTAAACAATGAAGGCTATATATATAATGCTGATACTTTTGAGAAAATTAAAACTTTTACCTACTTTAAAAAAATGCAAGGTTGGGGTTTAGCAAATGATGGAGAAAAATTATACATGAGTGAAGGAACTGAAAAAATTTACATATTAGACCCTGAAACATTAAAAGAAATTGACTATATAAATGTTTATACTAAGCATGCTAAAATAGAAGCTTTAAACGAATTAGAATGGATTGATGGTAAAATATGGGCAAATGTATATGGAAGAGATGCTATTGCAGTTATTGATCCTAAACACGGTGCTGTTGAAGGAATTATCAATTTAAGCGATTTAAAATCGAAAATTACACAACATCCAGATGTAGATGTATTAAATGGTATTGCCTATAACCCTAAAACAAAAACAGTATTGATTACAGGAAAAAACTGGGATAAAACATTTGAAATTGTTTTAGAAGAGTAA
- a CDS encoding DUF4442 domain-containing protein, producing MMFNISPMYRRSCGKIFFVSDDLHVVKIKIPLTYKNKNYVGSMFGGSLFSATDPIYMIQLMQILGKEYVVWDKSTEIRFKRPVYANAFVTFEFTKEEIAEIKELVNEKQEIDVVKQLNISNGKDIVFTTLDKTIYISTKAFYKQKRAKRD from the coding sequence ATGATGTTTAATATTTCTCCAATGTATCGAAGAAGTTGTGGAAAAATATTTTTTGTATCAGATGATTTACATGTTGTAAAAATTAAAATTCCTTTAACTTATAAAAATAAGAATTATGTAGGTTCTATGTTTGGAGGAAGTTTATTTTCTGCTACAGATCCTATTTATATGATTCAATTAATGCAAATTTTAGGAAAAGAGTATGTGGTTTGGGATAAATCAACAGAAATTCGATTTAAAAGACCTGTATATGCTAATGCTTTTGTGACTTTTGAATTTACAAAGGAAGAAATTGCTGAAATCAAAGAGCTAGTAAATGAAAAACAAGAAATAGATGTAGTGAAACAGTTAAATATTTCCAATGGGAAAGATATCGTTTTTACGACATTAGATAAAACTATTTACATTAGTACTAAGGCATTTTACAAACAAAAAAGAGCAAAAAGGGATTAA